The Methanohalophilus portucalensis DNA window TGTTTTTGCTACAGGTATAGTTGTCCGGGATATCGCTCCTCTCATAAAAGATAAGTGGACAGACCCGGCGATTGTGGTGGTGGATTCGAATCTCAATTTTGCAATCCCGGTCCTGGGGGGGCACCATGGAGGCAATGAACTGGTCCGAAAGATTGCTGAAATTGGTGCGACACCCGTAATAACAACGGCAACTGAAGTCCATAATCGCAACTCTGTCGAAGGTATTGCCAAAAAAATGGGATGCGACATAGTGAACAAGGAATCCACAAAGGATGTGAATTGTGCACTGCTGGAGCAGGATGTCGAGGTTTTGAAAATAAAGGGACCAAAAATTGTGATCGTGGATAGTGATGTGTCCGTACTTAAAAAGGAACAGGAAGACACATGATTATAGGAATTGGTGCCCGCAGGGGAGTCCGCGAGGAAGAAGTCCTCGAAGCCATCGCCCAGGCACTGGAAACAACAAATACCAGAAAGGAAGATATAGAAGCACTGGCCTCAGCCGAACTTAAAAAAGATGAACAGGGACTTAAAAGTGCAGCTGGAACTATAGGCGTACCTATTCACTTCCTGTCCCACTCCAGGATTAACGAAATCGATGTACCTTCTAAATCCAAGGCATCAAGATTTGGCCTCAAAGGTGTGGCAGAACCCTGTGCACTTGCACTTTCTACTAACAAGAATCTGATAATGAATAAAAAAGTATATGGAAGGATTACAATTGCAATCGCAGACTGATAAAAAAGGAAAACTCTATGTAATCGGGATTGGACCCGGTTCGGTGGAACAACTTACCATTGCATCCAGGGATGCTATCCTGAATTCTGATTATGTAATCGGCAATGGTACATACTTGGACCAGGTCAAGGAACTCCTCAATGACCAGGAAATTATCAGGAGTCATATGGGAAAGGAAGTTGACCGTGCCAAAAAGGCAGTGGAACTTGCAGAAGACAATGTTGTCTCAATGGTAAGTGGTGGCGATGCCAATGTATATGGTATGGCCGGCCTTGTGCTGGAAGTTGCCGAACATCATGAGCTGGACGTGGATATTGAAGTTCTGCCTGGTGTTACCGCTATTACGGCGGGAGCAAGTGTACTTGGTGCACCCATTGTCAATGATTTTGCAGTGATAAGCCTCAGTGACTTGTTAACTCCATGGGAACGTATCGAAAAAAGGCTCAGGGCTGCTTCAGAGGCGGATTTTATCATATCCCTCTACAATCCGAAGAGCAGGCAACGTAATTCCAACTTCAGAAGGGCCATTGAAATTATACAAAAAACAAGGGATGGATCATCTCCTGTGGGACTTGTGAAGAATGCACTGCGAGGGGATTCCCAGGAAATGAAGGTAACAACCCTTGGCAAGGTGCTGGATTTTGACGACTGGGTGGATATGAGGACTATGATATTGATCACAACCCCTGAATCCCGTATATGGGGCAAAAATGGCATGGAAAAGATAATAACCCCCAGGGGGTATCAGAGAAAATATGACTACTGAAGAACAAAAAGGTCAGGAACTTGACAACCTTGTGGAGATCACAATGGAAGCAGAACCTGAACTCGTGGAAATGTGCAGGGATATGGGCGCCCAGACAGAAGAAGCAAAGGCCATTTACATGACCAGCAGGCGTATTGCCAGCAAACTGGTTGGAGATGATTCTCCACAGGGACGTGTCAGGCAGAGGTGCATGATATCCACAGGAGATCCTGAAGTTGCCGAAATAATGCGCTTCAAGAATGATCCAATAAAGGCAGGGGTAGAAGCTATCAAAAATGGTGCTCCCATTTTTGTCGATATCAATATGGTCAAAGCCGGTGTTACCAAAAAAGGCCATGATTGTCCGGTAATCTGTGTCCTTGATGAGGACAAGGATGCACAAATCGCTCACAAATATGGCATTACAAGAACAGCAGCCGGATTTTTGAATTGTCGTGACAGGCTTGAAGGAGCAATCGTAGCCATAGGAAACGCTCCTTCAGCTGCATTTGCAGTATGCCGCATGATCGACCATGGGATAAAACCTGCTCTTGTGATTGGAACGCCTGTAGGATTTGTCAATTCCGCTGAATCCAAGGAAGAGGTTCGCAAACGGGACATTCCTTCAATAACCTGTGTAGGTACGCGGGGCGGGACGCCTATAGCTGTAGCCTGTGTCAATGAAATTGTGGCGATCAAAAGAGATGAAGAAACCTGTGACTGATCAGAAGGTCACAAAAGGGTTGATGCTGAGCATCCAGATACCTGCGATAATCAGCACCAATCCAGCTCCTTTTTTTATATAATTCTGATATTTTGCAACATTGCCATAATTACCCGTAAAATGGGCGGAATAGGCAACCAATAACATCGGTATCGCAAAGCCCAGGGAATAAATGGAAAGCATCGCTGCTCCGTAGTATATATTCCCTTCAACAGCTATCCTGGTGAGCACTGCGCCGAGAATCGGGCCGATACAGGGAAGCCACACAACCCCAAGAGACAGGCCCAGGAGCAATCCGCCGCTTACTCCCCGATTTACGCTGGCAGGTACAGGGATTTTTGAAAAGATATTGAATATTTCCACATTGATGACCATAATGATACCAAAAACAATAATGACAGCAGCAGCCAGGATATTCAGGTAGGTCAGGTAATCGCGCAGAGCATAACCAAATGCAGAAGTTACAATTCCCATCGAGACAAAGGATATGCACAATCCTATAACAATGGCAAGGGGTCTGAAACGACCCCGGCCGGTGGATGAAGCAAACAGGGCGGGCAGCAGGGGAAATACACAGGGAGAAGCAATGCTAACAATACCTGCAACAAAGATCGCAATGGGAGTTATGGCATCGGTAATCATTTGTATACTGCCTTTATATCATGATGTATCATTCTGTCTGTAGGCGATCGCATTGTCCAGTGCCTGCCTGAGGATATCACCATCCGTCAACCCCACATAACGTGTGGATCTCCGGTCAAAAGAAACATTGCCATCAGGTCCCATGAACAGATACCTATCATCCTTGATTCCTGCAATGATACTCATGTCGGGTATTGAATACACTCCGAAGAACGAGGCTGCATCACGCTCTTCATTAATGTTGACCATGATCACAGAGGCCTCACCCTCATAATCATCTGCAATAATATCCAGAATAATATCCTGGTCTCTACAGGGGGCACATGTCGGTGAACCGAACTTGATGAGCACAGGTTCCTCTTCCAATAAGGTGTTCAGTTGCTCGATATCTTTAGTGTTCGATTCCTGTACAATAGTTTCCTGTTGCTGGTTAACTTCAGGAGTTGTGCAGCCAGCAGCCATAAATGCCAGTAACATCACAATCAGCACAAATCCATACATAATTCTGTTACCTGCTATCATCTATTAAGAGAGTGGTACATTAAAATATAAGTGTTATGCATGGTATCCCCAAATTTATACAAAACCCGGATGTAAAAAAATCAGGAATTTTTGAGTTTCCACTTCAACAGCACCCCATCCTCCATCTTTTCGGCACTTATAAGAGAACATGTTGGCATGTCGGCTTCGTCAAATCCATCACCGTCGATAAGAGTAGGAGCATTTGACCCTCCTATTATGAGATTTCCTATAAAAGAATATATTTCTTCCACAAGCCCGTTTTTGACAAGTCCCCAGTTAAGGCCGGCGCCACCCTCAACCATAAGACTCTTTATACCCATTTCATCCAGCACGGATAACAATTCGGGAAGATCCACCTGATCTCCGCCAGTCATTATGACCATAGCCTTTTTTCTCAGTGATTCCACCCTGTCAAAAGCTGCACTTTCAGAAACTGCAATTATTATTTTGCCAGCACCCTTCCTTAATATGTCAGCATCTGTTGGGATACGTGCTTTGCTGTCTACCACGATTCGTACGGGATTTTCATCAAGTCCTTTTGCAAGCCTTTTAGCCCGCTTTTCATCGGACTTGACAGTGAGGCTGGGGTCATCAGCAAGAACAGTTCCAATACCTACCATTACTGCATCAGAACTTGCTCGTAACTCGTCCATTCTTTCAAAATCCACATCACCTGATATCCTTACCTGGCACCTCTGGCGGGTGGATATTTTCCCGTCAATGGACATTGCAGCATTTATATATGTAAAGGGAGTGGGCATGAAATCCCTTCATCTTCAATTATAAGATCAGCTATCTATCAGTGCTTTCATGAGATAACGATCTCTCAACAGACCAATGAATGTACCGTTTGCATCCACCACAGGAACCT harbors:
- a CDS encoding cobalamin biosynthesis protein CbiG, which gives rise to MGADLLIYSKDIFKEAFEKYDRIIAVFATGIVVRDIAPLIKDKWTDPAIVVVDSNLNFAIPVLGGHHGGNELVRKIAEIGATPVITTATEVHNRNSVEGIAKKMGCDIVNKESTKDVNCALLEQDVEVLKIKGPKIVIVDSDVSVLKKEQEDT
- a CDS encoding cobalamin biosynthesis protein yields the protein MIIGIGARRGVREEEVLEAIAQALETTNTRKEDIEALASAELKKDEQGLKSAAGTIGVPIHFLSHSRINEIDVPSKSKASRFGLKGVAEPCALALSTNKNLIMNKKVYGRITIAIAD
- the cobJ gene encoding precorrin-3B C(17)-methyltransferase: MEGLQLQSQTDKKGKLYVIGIGPGSVEQLTIASRDAILNSDYVIGNGTYLDQVKELLNDQEIIRSHMGKEVDRAKKAVELAEDNVVSMVSGGDANVYGMAGLVLEVAEHHELDVDIEVLPGVTAITAGASVLGAPIVNDFAVISLSDLLTPWERIEKRLRAASEADFIISLYNPKSRQRNSNFRRAIEIIQKTRDGSSPVGLVKNALRGDSQEMKVTTLGKVLDFDDWVDMRTMILITTPESRIWGKNGMEKIITPRGYQRKYDY
- a CDS encoding precorrin-8X methylmutase encodes the protein MTTEEQKGQELDNLVEITMEAEPELVEMCRDMGAQTEEAKAIYMTSRRIASKLVGDDSPQGRVRQRCMISTGDPEVAEIMRFKNDPIKAGVEAIKNGAPIFVDINMVKAGVTKKGHDCPVICVLDEDKDAQIAHKYGITRTAAGFLNCRDRLEGAIVAIGNAPSAAFAVCRMIDHGIKPALVIGTPVGFVNSAESKEEVRKRDIPSITCVGTRGGTPIAVACVNEIVAIKRDEETCD
- a CDS encoding cytochrome c biogenesis CcdA family protein produces the protein MITDAITPIAIFVAGIVSIASPCVFPLLPALFASSTGRGRFRPLAIVIGLCISFVSMGIVTSAFGYALRDYLTYLNILAAAVIIVFGIIMVINVEIFNIFSKIPVPASVNRGVSGGLLLGLSLGVVWLPCIGPILGAVLTRIAVEGNIYYGAAMLSIYSLGFAIPMLLVAYSAHFTGNYGNVAKYQNYIKKGAGLVLIIAGIWMLSINPFVTF
- a CDS encoding thioredoxin family protein, translated to MIAGNRIMYGFVLIVMLLAFMAAGCTTPEVNQQQETIVQESNTKDIEQLNTLLEEEPVLIKFGSPTCAPCRDQDIILDIIADDYEGEASVIMVNINEERDAASFFGVYSIPDMSIIAGIKDDRYLFMGPDGNVSFDRRSTRYVGLTDGDILRQALDNAIAYRQNDTS
- a CDS encoding 2,5-diamino-6-(ribosylamino)-4(3H)-pyrimidinone 5'-phosphate reductase; this encodes MPTPFTYINAAMSIDGKISTRQRCQVRISGDVDFERMDELRASSDAVMVGIGTVLADDPSLTVKSDEKRAKRLAKGLDENPVRIVVDSKARIPTDADILRKGAGKIIIAVSESAAFDRVESLRKKAMVIMTGGDQVDLPELLSVLDEMGIKSLMVEGGAGLNWGLVKNGLVEEIYSFIGNLIIGGSNAPTLIDGDGFDEADMPTCSLISAEKMEDGVLLKWKLKNS